From a single Nicotiana tomentosiformis chromosome 2, ASM39032v3, whole genome shotgun sequence genomic region:
- the LOC104115406 gene encoding pentatricopeptide repeat-containing protein At2g13600-like isoform X1, producing the protein MILIASMHPISLINCHFSAKRGILEANHSCPAFRCQLHTIPSSNRVRDKHVVVISRSQLSLPNTKRNNGVVCNKMLETSVSYEASNKAQVQKLVDLLHVCAEEELLDETKTIHGYILKSNFSDNNLLLLLNHVSHAYSKCSDFSSCQVLFDKMLQKNVFSWTVMIVGSIENGFFYNGFKYFREMLDYGMLPDGFAYSAALRLCVALVSLELGKMVHAQIVVRGFSSNVIINTSLLNMYAKLGNVEDSSLVFNSMSERNAVSWNAIISGLTANGFHSEAFNRFIEMKNKGFSQDVYTLVGVMKAVRSLGDIGKGKVIHSCVSELDMDSNVVVGTALIDMYAECGALCEAKTVFDSNFSNCGVNMPWNAMISGYTRCRCGQEALQLYVNMCRKNVRSDIYTYCSLFDAIAESKYSKFLMEVHAAVLKSEYDNISLSVQNAIADAYAKCGSLEGVRKIFDRMEQRDIVSWTTLVTAYSQGSQWEAAIAVFSQMREEGFAVNQYTLASTLVACASLCYLEYGRQLHGLQYKTGLQNESYIESALVDMYAKCGSITEAEKVFGCISNADAVSWTAMISGYAQHGSVFCALELFKKMEQLGIKPTAVTLLSILFACSHGGLVKEGLHFFWSMGKRYNLVPEMQHYACVVDLLGRVGLLIEAFEFIRKMPVEPDEMVWQSLLSACRIHRDSELGEIAAKKILSVCPQYSAAYVLLSNTYMETGNFREGIDLRNVMKKQGVKKEPGFSWITINGKAHKFYASDQEHPEKKSIYLMLEELRVDMKALGYKPDFRSVLTSGD; encoded by the coding sequence GTAGTAATATCGAGATCACAATTGTCATTGCCAAATACCAAGAGAAATAATGGGGTTGTTTGTAACAAGATGCTTGAAACTAGTGTTAGTTATGAAGCTTCCAACAAAGCTCAAGTGCAAAAACTGGTCGACCTGCTCCATGTATGCGCTGAAGAAGAGTTATTAGATGAAACCAAAACTATTCATGGTTATATTCTGAAGTCTAATTTTTCAGATAATAACTTGTTGCTGTTGCTTAATCATGTATCACACGCATATTCGAAATGCTCAGATTTTAGCTCTTGTCAGGTATTATTTGATAAAATGTTGCAGAAGAATGTCTTTTCTTGGACTGTCATGATTGTGGGATCAATAGAAAATGGATTTTTCTACAACGGGTTCAAATACTTCCGAGAGATGCTAGATTATGGAATGCTGCCAGATGGATTTGCTTACTCGGCTGCACTGCGGTTGTGTGTTGCTTTAGTAAGCCTTGAATTAGGTAAAATGGTACATGCTCAGATTGTTGTGAGAGGCTTTTCTTCAAATGTCATTATTAATACATCACTTCTTAACATGTATGCCAAGCTGGGGAATGTTGAGGATTCATCTCTTGTTTTCAACAGTATGAGTGAAAGGAATGCGGTCTCTTGGAATGCAATAATATCAGGACTTACTGCTAATGGTTTTCATTCGGAAGCGTTTAATCGTTTCATTGAAATGAAAAATAAAGGATTTTCCCAAGATGTTTACACTTTAGTTGGTGTAATGAAGGCAGTCAGGAGTTTAGGTGATATTGGCAAGGGTAAGGTAATCCATAGCTGTGTCTCTGAGTTGGATATGGATTCTAATGTTGTGGTAGGCACTGCACTGATTGATATGTATGCTGAATGCGGTGCTTTATGTGAGGCAAAGACTGTTTTTGATTCTAATTTCAGCAATTGTGGAGTAAATATGCCATGGAACGCAATGATTTCTGGTTATACACGGTGTAGATGTGGCCAAGAAGCTTTACAGCTATATGTTAATATGTGTAGAAAGAATGTTAGGTCTGATATTTACACTTACTGTAGTCTGTTCGACGCGATTGCTGAATCAAAATATTCCAAGTTTTTAATGGAGGTTCATGCGGCGGTTCTTAAATCTGAATATGATAATATATCCCTTAGTGTGCAGAATGCAATTGCAGATGCTTATGCTAAATGTGGGTCTCTTGAGGGTGTAAGGAAGATCTTTGACAGAATGGAACAAAGAGACATAGTGTCTTGGACCACTCTTGTGACTGCATATTCGCAAGGTTCCCAATGGGAGGCAGCTATAGCCGTTTTTTCTCAAATGAGGGAAGAAGGCTTTGCAGTCAATCAGTATACTTTGGCTAGCACCCTTGTTGCATGCGCTAGCCTATGCTATCTTGAGTACGGTCGGCAACTTCATGGGCTCCAATACAAAACTGGGTTACAGAATGAAAGTTACATAGAAAGTGCACTGGTAGATATGTATGCCAAGTGTGGGAGCATAACTGAGGCAGAAAAGGTATTTGGTTGTATTTCCAATGCTGATGCTGTTTCTTGGACTGCCATGATATCTGGGTATGCCCAACATGGTTCTGTATTTTGTGCACTTGAACTATTCAAGAAAATGGAGCAATTGGGCATTAAACCCACTGCAGTTACATTATTGAGCATTTTGTTTGCTTGTAGCCATGGTGGATTGGTTAAAGAAGGTCTTCACTTTTTTTGGTCAATGGGTAAAAGGTATAATTTGGTACCAGAGATGCAGCATTATGCTTGTGTGGTTGACCTCCTTGGCCGTGTGGGTCTTCTAATTGAAGCGTTCGAATTTATCAGAAAAATGCCTGTTGAACCGGATGAAATGGTTTGGCAATCACTGTTAAGTGCATGTAGGATTCATAGAGATTCTGAGCTAGGAGAAATAGCTGCCAAGAAAATCCTTTCTGTTTGCCCTCAATATTCAGCTGCATATGTTCTTTTATCCAATACATATATGGAAACTGGGAATTTTAGAGAGGGAATTGACCTgagaaatgtgatgaaaaagCAAGGGGTTAAAAAGGAGCCGGGCTTTAGTTGGATTACGATTAATGGTAAAGCCCATAAATTTTATGCAAGCGATCAGGAACACCCAGAGAAAAAAAGCATTTATCTTATGCTGGAAGAATTAAGGGTGGATATGAAGGCTTTGGGTTATAAACCAGATTTCAGATCTGTTTTAACATCCGGAGATTGA
- the LOC104115407 gene encoding uncharacterized protein translates to MGLSTKLVSFDDHGLDNLSQNSLPEPPSIRRQPTPKPEPLKCPRCGSINTKFCYYNNYNKSQPRHYCKGCKRHWTEGGTLRNVPLGGGRKNKRLRPTDPVDHINRMERVTLEMNNQRCPLISKTVPSSTIRGNITTLDEEKKESDIFYQTLKFPSTSLQFDHTISNFSKRPFNGNYKDIFAGLKLDGNTHFSFSFDTVPCSLSTQTSNVCNEYMGKFDSTVEESTITTVMPITSNSDLLSQPWPIPETSNVTENMPSYNWNWNEIDTLSTADLNITWDDLEIKP, encoded by the coding sequence ATGGGGTTGAGTACTAAGTTAGTTTCTTTTGATGATCATGGGCTTGATAATTTGAGCCAGAATTCTCTGCCAGAACCACCGTCGATAAGGCGGCAGCCGACACCGAAACCGGAGCCATTGAAGTGTCCGAGGTGTGGTTCAATCAATACCAAGTTTTGTTACTACAACAATTACAACAAATCACAGCCTCGCCATTATTGTAAAGGTTGTAAAAGACATTGGACTGAAGGTGGCACTCTTCGTAACGTTCCCTTAGGCGGTGGCCGAAAAAACAAGCGGTTGAGGCCGACTGACCCCGTTGATCATATAAATAGGATGGAACGTGTCACATTAGAGATGAACAATCAGAGGTGTCCTTTAATTAGCAAGACCGTGCCATCTTCTACCATAAGGGGAAATATTACTACTTTGGATGAAGAGAAAAAGGAATCTGATATTTTCTATCAGACACTAAAGTTTCCTTCAACATCACTACAATTTGATCATACAATTAGCAATTTTTCCAAGAGACCTTTCAATGGAAATTACAAGGACATATTTGCAGGTCTGAAGTTAGATGGAAATACacatttttctttctcttttgatACTGTTCCATGTTCTCTTAGTACTCAAACTTCAAATGTTTGCAATGAATACATGGGAAAATTTGATAGTACAGTGGAGGAGTCAACCATAACCACAGTCATGCCAATTACAAGCAACAGTGATCTCCTTTCTCAGCCATGGCCAATTCCAGAAACAAGCAATGTTACTGAAAATATGCCAAGTTATAATTGGAATTGGAACGAAATCGACACGTTAAGTACAGCTGATCTCAATATAACATGGGATGATTTAGAGATCAAACCATAA
- the LOC104115406 gene encoding pentatricopeptide repeat-containing protein At2g13600-like isoform X2: MILIASMHPISLINCHFSAKRGILEANHSCPAFRCQLHTIPSSNRVVISRSQLSLPNTKRNNGVVCNKMLETSVSYEASNKAQVQKLVDLLHVCAEEELLDETKTIHGYILKSNFSDNNLLLLLNHVSHAYSKCSDFSSCQVLFDKMLQKNVFSWTVMIVGSIENGFFYNGFKYFREMLDYGMLPDGFAYSAALRLCVALVSLELGKMVHAQIVVRGFSSNVIINTSLLNMYAKLGNVEDSSLVFNSMSERNAVSWNAIISGLTANGFHSEAFNRFIEMKNKGFSQDVYTLVGVMKAVRSLGDIGKGKVIHSCVSELDMDSNVVVGTALIDMYAECGALCEAKTVFDSNFSNCGVNMPWNAMISGYTRCRCGQEALQLYVNMCRKNVRSDIYTYCSLFDAIAESKYSKFLMEVHAAVLKSEYDNISLSVQNAIADAYAKCGSLEGVRKIFDRMEQRDIVSWTTLVTAYSQGSQWEAAIAVFSQMREEGFAVNQYTLASTLVACASLCYLEYGRQLHGLQYKTGLQNESYIESALVDMYAKCGSITEAEKVFGCISNADAVSWTAMISGYAQHGSVFCALELFKKMEQLGIKPTAVTLLSILFACSHGGLVKEGLHFFWSMGKRYNLVPEMQHYACVVDLLGRVGLLIEAFEFIRKMPVEPDEMVWQSLLSACRIHRDSELGEIAAKKILSVCPQYSAAYVLLSNTYMETGNFREGIDLRNVMKKQGVKKEPGFSWITINGKAHKFYASDQEHPEKKSIYLMLEELRVDMKALGYKPDFRSVLTSGD, from the coding sequence GTAGTAATATCGAGATCACAATTGTCATTGCCAAATACCAAGAGAAATAATGGGGTTGTTTGTAACAAGATGCTTGAAACTAGTGTTAGTTATGAAGCTTCCAACAAAGCTCAAGTGCAAAAACTGGTCGACCTGCTCCATGTATGCGCTGAAGAAGAGTTATTAGATGAAACCAAAACTATTCATGGTTATATTCTGAAGTCTAATTTTTCAGATAATAACTTGTTGCTGTTGCTTAATCATGTATCACACGCATATTCGAAATGCTCAGATTTTAGCTCTTGTCAGGTATTATTTGATAAAATGTTGCAGAAGAATGTCTTTTCTTGGACTGTCATGATTGTGGGATCAATAGAAAATGGATTTTTCTACAACGGGTTCAAATACTTCCGAGAGATGCTAGATTATGGAATGCTGCCAGATGGATTTGCTTACTCGGCTGCACTGCGGTTGTGTGTTGCTTTAGTAAGCCTTGAATTAGGTAAAATGGTACATGCTCAGATTGTTGTGAGAGGCTTTTCTTCAAATGTCATTATTAATACATCACTTCTTAACATGTATGCCAAGCTGGGGAATGTTGAGGATTCATCTCTTGTTTTCAACAGTATGAGTGAAAGGAATGCGGTCTCTTGGAATGCAATAATATCAGGACTTACTGCTAATGGTTTTCATTCGGAAGCGTTTAATCGTTTCATTGAAATGAAAAATAAAGGATTTTCCCAAGATGTTTACACTTTAGTTGGTGTAATGAAGGCAGTCAGGAGTTTAGGTGATATTGGCAAGGGTAAGGTAATCCATAGCTGTGTCTCTGAGTTGGATATGGATTCTAATGTTGTGGTAGGCACTGCACTGATTGATATGTATGCTGAATGCGGTGCTTTATGTGAGGCAAAGACTGTTTTTGATTCTAATTTCAGCAATTGTGGAGTAAATATGCCATGGAACGCAATGATTTCTGGTTATACACGGTGTAGATGTGGCCAAGAAGCTTTACAGCTATATGTTAATATGTGTAGAAAGAATGTTAGGTCTGATATTTACACTTACTGTAGTCTGTTCGACGCGATTGCTGAATCAAAATATTCCAAGTTTTTAATGGAGGTTCATGCGGCGGTTCTTAAATCTGAATATGATAATATATCCCTTAGTGTGCAGAATGCAATTGCAGATGCTTATGCTAAATGTGGGTCTCTTGAGGGTGTAAGGAAGATCTTTGACAGAATGGAACAAAGAGACATAGTGTCTTGGACCACTCTTGTGACTGCATATTCGCAAGGTTCCCAATGGGAGGCAGCTATAGCCGTTTTTTCTCAAATGAGGGAAGAAGGCTTTGCAGTCAATCAGTATACTTTGGCTAGCACCCTTGTTGCATGCGCTAGCCTATGCTATCTTGAGTACGGTCGGCAACTTCATGGGCTCCAATACAAAACTGGGTTACAGAATGAAAGTTACATAGAAAGTGCACTGGTAGATATGTATGCCAAGTGTGGGAGCATAACTGAGGCAGAAAAGGTATTTGGTTGTATTTCCAATGCTGATGCTGTTTCTTGGACTGCCATGATATCTGGGTATGCCCAACATGGTTCTGTATTTTGTGCACTTGAACTATTCAAGAAAATGGAGCAATTGGGCATTAAACCCACTGCAGTTACATTATTGAGCATTTTGTTTGCTTGTAGCCATGGTGGATTGGTTAAAGAAGGTCTTCACTTTTTTTGGTCAATGGGTAAAAGGTATAATTTGGTACCAGAGATGCAGCATTATGCTTGTGTGGTTGACCTCCTTGGCCGTGTGGGTCTTCTAATTGAAGCGTTCGAATTTATCAGAAAAATGCCTGTTGAACCGGATGAAATGGTTTGGCAATCACTGTTAAGTGCATGTAGGATTCATAGAGATTCTGAGCTAGGAGAAATAGCTGCCAAGAAAATCCTTTCTGTTTGCCCTCAATATTCAGCTGCATATGTTCTTTTATCCAATACATATATGGAAACTGGGAATTTTAGAGAGGGAATTGACCTgagaaatgtgatgaaaaagCAAGGGGTTAAAAAGGAGCCGGGCTTTAGTTGGATTACGATTAATGGTAAAGCCCATAAATTTTATGCAAGCGATCAGGAACACCCAGAGAAAAAAAGCATTTATCTTATGCTGGAAGAATTAAGGGTGGATATGAAGGCTTTGGGTTATAAACCAGATTTCAGATCTGTTTTAACATCCGGAGATTGA
- the LOC104115406 gene encoding pentatricopeptide repeat-containing protein At2g27610-like isoform X3: protein MLETSVSYEASNKAQVQKLVDLLHVCAEEELLDETKTIHGYILKSNFSDNNLLLLLNHVSHAYSKCSDFSSCQVLFDKMLQKNVFSWTVMIVGSIENGFFYNGFKYFREMLDYGMLPDGFAYSAALRLCVALVSLELGKMVHAQIVVRGFSSNVIINTSLLNMYAKLGNVEDSSLVFNSMSERNAVSWNAIISGLTANGFHSEAFNRFIEMKNKGFSQDVYTLVGVMKAVRSLGDIGKGKVIHSCVSELDMDSNVVVGTALIDMYAECGALCEAKTVFDSNFSNCGVNMPWNAMISGYTRCRCGQEALQLYVNMCRKNVRSDIYTYCSLFDAIAESKYSKFLMEVHAAVLKSEYDNISLSVQNAIADAYAKCGSLEGVRKIFDRMEQRDIVSWTTLVTAYSQGSQWEAAIAVFSQMREEGFAVNQYTLASTLVACASLCYLEYGRQLHGLQYKTGLQNESYIESALVDMYAKCGSITEAEKVFGCISNADAVSWTAMISGYAQHGSVFCALELFKKMEQLGIKPTAVTLLSILFACSHGGLVKEGLHFFWSMGKRYNLVPEMQHYACVVDLLGRVGLLIEAFEFIRKMPVEPDEMVWQSLLSACRIHRDSELGEIAAKKILSVCPQYSAAYVLLSNTYMETGNFREGIDLRNVMKKQGVKKEPGFSWITINGKAHKFYASDQEHPEKKSIYLMLEELRVDMKALGYKPDFRSVLTSGD, encoded by the coding sequence ATGCTTGAAACTAGTGTTAGTTATGAAGCTTCCAACAAAGCTCAAGTGCAAAAACTGGTCGACCTGCTCCATGTATGCGCTGAAGAAGAGTTATTAGATGAAACCAAAACTATTCATGGTTATATTCTGAAGTCTAATTTTTCAGATAATAACTTGTTGCTGTTGCTTAATCATGTATCACACGCATATTCGAAATGCTCAGATTTTAGCTCTTGTCAGGTATTATTTGATAAAATGTTGCAGAAGAATGTCTTTTCTTGGACTGTCATGATTGTGGGATCAATAGAAAATGGATTTTTCTACAACGGGTTCAAATACTTCCGAGAGATGCTAGATTATGGAATGCTGCCAGATGGATTTGCTTACTCGGCTGCACTGCGGTTGTGTGTTGCTTTAGTAAGCCTTGAATTAGGTAAAATGGTACATGCTCAGATTGTTGTGAGAGGCTTTTCTTCAAATGTCATTATTAATACATCACTTCTTAACATGTATGCCAAGCTGGGGAATGTTGAGGATTCATCTCTTGTTTTCAACAGTATGAGTGAAAGGAATGCGGTCTCTTGGAATGCAATAATATCAGGACTTACTGCTAATGGTTTTCATTCGGAAGCGTTTAATCGTTTCATTGAAATGAAAAATAAAGGATTTTCCCAAGATGTTTACACTTTAGTTGGTGTAATGAAGGCAGTCAGGAGTTTAGGTGATATTGGCAAGGGTAAGGTAATCCATAGCTGTGTCTCTGAGTTGGATATGGATTCTAATGTTGTGGTAGGCACTGCACTGATTGATATGTATGCTGAATGCGGTGCTTTATGTGAGGCAAAGACTGTTTTTGATTCTAATTTCAGCAATTGTGGAGTAAATATGCCATGGAACGCAATGATTTCTGGTTATACACGGTGTAGATGTGGCCAAGAAGCTTTACAGCTATATGTTAATATGTGTAGAAAGAATGTTAGGTCTGATATTTACACTTACTGTAGTCTGTTCGACGCGATTGCTGAATCAAAATATTCCAAGTTTTTAATGGAGGTTCATGCGGCGGTTCTTAAATCTGAATATGATAATATATCCCTTAGTGTGCAGAATGCAATTGCAGATGCTTATGCTAAATGTGGGTCTCTTGAGGGTGTAAGGAAGATCTTTGACAGAATGGAACAAAGAGACATAGTGTCTTGGACCACTCTTGTGACTGCATATTCGCAAGGTTCCCAATGGGAGGCAGCTATAGCCGTTTTTTCTCAAATGAGGGAAGAAGGCTTTGCAGTCAATCAGTATACTTTGGCTAGCACCCTTGTTGCATGCGCTAGCCTATGCTATCTTGAGTACGGTCGGCAACTTCATGGGCTCCAATACAAAACTGGGTTACAGAATGAAAGTTACATAGAAAGTGCACTGGTAGATATGTATGCCAAGTGTGGGAGCATAACTGAGGCAGAAAAGGTATTTGGTTGTATTTCCAATGCTGATGCTGTTTCTTGGACTGCCATGATATCTGGGTATGCCCAACATGGTTCTGTATTTTGTGCACTTGAACTATTCAAGAAAATGGAGCAATTGGGCATTAAACCCACTGCAGTTACATTATTGAGCATTTTGTTTGCTTGTAGCCATGGTGGATTGGTTAAAGAAGGTCTTCACTTTTTTTGGTCAATGGGTAAAAGGTATAATTTGGTACCAGAGATGCAGCATTATGCTTGTGTGGTTGACCTCCTTGGCCGTGTGGGTCTTCTAATTGAAGCGTTCGAATTTATCAGAAAAATGCCTGTTGAACCGGATGAAATGGTTTGGCAATCACTGTTAAGTGCATGTAGGATTCATAGAGATTCTGAGCTAGGAGAAATAGCTGCCAAGAAAATCCTTTCTGTTTGCCCTCAATATTCAGCTGCATATGTTCTTTTATCCAATACATATATGGAAACTGGGAATTTTAGAGAGGGAATTGACCTgagaaatgtgatgaaaaagCAAGGGGTTAAAAAGGAGCCGGGCTTTAGTTGGATTACGATTAATGGTAAAGCCCATAAATTTTATGCAAGCGATCAGGAACACCCAGAGAAAAAAAGCATTTATCTTATGCTGGAAGAATTAAGGGTGGATATGAAGGCTTTGGGTTATAAACCAGATTTCAGATCTGTTTTAACATCCGGAGATTGA